One stretch of Elephas maximus indicus isolate mEleMax1 chromosome 22, mEleMax1 primary haplotype, whole genome shotgun sequence DNA includes these proteins:
- the SFTPC gene encoding pulmonary surfactant-associated protein C, which produces MDVGSKEILMESPPDYSAAPRGRFVIPCCPGNLKRLLIIVVVVVLVVVVIVGALLMGLHMSQKHTEMVLEMSMGGLETQQRTALTEHAGTTATFSIGSTGIVVYDYKRLLIAYKSAPGTCCYIMKMAPEGIPSLEALIRKFQNFQAKPAVPTSKLDQEERRSASSASTGDLAFLGTAVSTLCGEVPLYYI; this is translated from the exons ATGGATGTTGGCAGCAAAGAGATCTTGATGGAGAGCCCGCCG GACTACTCAGCAGCCCCACGGGGCCGATTTGTCATCCCCTGCTGCCCTGGGAACCTCAAACGCCTTCTCATCATAGTTGTGGTCGTGGTCCTTGTCGTCGTGGTGATTGTAGGGGCCCTGCTTATGGGTCTTCACATGAGCCAGAAACATACCGAGATG GTCCTAGAGATGAGCATGGGGGGACTGGAAACTCAGCAACGCACGGCCCTGACTGAGCATGCGGGTACCACTGCCACCTTCTCCATCGGCTCCACTGGCATCGTAGTGTATGACTACAAGAGG CTCCTGATCGCTTACAAGTCAGCCCCTGGAACCTGTTGctacatcatgaagatggctccgGAGGGCATCCCCAGTCTTGAGGCTCTGATTAGAAAATTCCAGAACTTCCAG GCCAAGCCTGCAGTGCCTACCTCTAAgctagaccaggaagaaaggcgcAGCGCTAGCTCAGCATCCACTGGAGACCTGGCCTTCCTGGGCACCGCCGTGAGCACCCTGTGTGGCGAGGTGCCTCTCTACTACATCTAG